The proteins below come from a single Papaver somniferum cultivar HN1 chromosome 11, ASM357369v1, whole genome shotgun sequence genomic window:
- the LOC113322961 gene encoding bet1-like SNARE 1-1 isoform X2, whose product MSSSMMKRNNRSALFDGIEEGGIRAAPSYSSHEINEQDNDRAMDGLQDRVLLLKRLTGDIHEEVEHHNRVLDRMGNEMDSSRGILSGTMDRFRMVFETKSSRRMFTLVASFVVIFLVVYYLTK is encoded by the exons ATGTCTTCATCAATGATGAAAAG GAACAATAGATCCGCTCTCTTTGATGGAATTGAAGAGGGAGGAATCAGGGCTGCCCCATCATACTCCTCCCATGAAATTAACGAGCAGGATAATGATAGAGCTATGGATGGACTGCAAGACAGAGTCCTGCTGTTAAAGAGA TTGACAGGTGATATACACGAGGAGGTTGAGCATCATAATCGTGTTCTTGACCGAATG GGAAATGAAATGGATTCATCAAGGGGAATTCTGTCGGGAACCATGGATCGGTTTAGGATG GTCTTTGAAACCAAGTCAAGCCGGAGAATGTTTACACTCGTGGCATCATTCGTGGTCATCTTTCTCGTCGTGTATTATCTGACCAAGTAG
- the LOC113322961 gene encoding bet1-like SNARE 1-1 isoform X1: MSSSMMKRDYRNNRSALFDGIEEGGIRAAPSYSSHEINEQDNDRAMDGLQDRVLLLKRLTGDIHEEVEHHNRVLDRMGNEMDSSRGILSGTMDRFRMVFETKSSRRMFTLVASFVVIFLVVYYLTK; encoded by the exons ATGTCTTCATCAATGATGAAAAG GGACTACAGGAACAATAGATCCGCTCTCTTTGATGGAATTGAAGAGGGAGGAATCAGGGCTGCCCCATCATACTCCTCCCATGAAATTAACGAGCAGGATAATGATAGAGCTATGGATGGACTGCAAGACAGAGTCCTGCTGTTAAAGAGA TTGACAGGTGATATACACGAGGAGGTTGAGCATCATAATCGTGTTCTTGACCGAATG GGAAATGAAATGGATTCATCAAGGGGAATTCTGTCGGGAACCATGGATCGGTTTAGGATG GTCTTTGAAACCAAGTCAAGCCGGAGAATGTTTACACTCGTGGCATCATTCGTGGTCATCTTTCTCGTCGTGTATTATCTGACCAAGTAG
- the LOC113321864 gene encoding eukaryotic translation initiation factor 5-like, protein MAMQNIGAGNSDDAFYRYKMPRMLTKIEGRGNGIKTNVVNMVDIAKALARPPSYTTKYFGCELGAQSKFDEKTGVALVNGAHDTAKLAGLLENFIKKFVQCYECGNPETDVIITKTQMIQLKCAACGYVSDVDMRDKLTTFIIKNPPEQKKGGKDKKAMRRAEKERLKEGEAADEELKKLKLKKKDASKASSSKKKTVLPVEDRHSPSGSQADDNDADEEEEDGDDDVQWATDTSLEAAQKRIQEQLSAVTADMVMLTTAEAEKEKPKPAAKKVVAATNGSAESEAKSPTVTENGKSANGVGAHEQLVEKIQGKLKGCSVGQLKSFLGSLNGGSSPQDVMNALLDALFGGVDKGFSKEVTKKKNYLAAATHDNEGSQNLLLRAIGAFCEKSGPEVVKEVALVLKTLYDEDVLEEEYIVQWFNEGIASGNKNSQIWKNVKPFIVWLQSAESESE, encoded by the coding sequence ATGGCGATGCAGAACATAGGTGCTGGTAACAGCGATGATGCCTTCTACAGGTATAAGATGCCAAGGATGTTGACAAAGATTGAAGGTCGTGGAAATGGTATCAAGACTAATGTGGTAAACATGGTTGACATTGCAAAAGCATTGGCCAGGCCTCCATCATACACCACCAAGTATTTTGGTTGTGAGCTTGGAGCACAGTCCAAATTTGATGAAAAAACTGGAGTTGCTCTTGTGAATGGTGCCCATGACACTGCTAAGCTTGCTGGTTTGCTTGAGAACTTCATTAAGAAGTTTGTCCAGTGCTATGAATGTGGGAACCCTGAGACTGATGTTATCATCACCAAAACCCAgatgatccaactgaaatgtgcTGCCTGTGGTTATGTTTCTGATGTTGACATGAGGGACAAGCTCACCACTTTCATTATCAAGAATCCGCCTGAGCAGAAGAAGGGAGGAAAAGATAAGAAGGCAATGCGGAGGGCTGAGAAAGAACGACTAAAGGAAGGTGAGGCTGCTGATGAGGAGCTTAAGAAGCTGAAATTAAAAAAGAAGGATGCCTCAAAGGCTTCCTCATCCAAGAAGAAGACAGTCCTCCCCGTTGAAGATCGTCATTCTCCTTCTGGTAGCCAGGCTGATGACAATGATGCAGATGAGGAAGAGGAGGATGGTGACGATGATGTCCAGTGGGCTACTGATACATCTTTGGAAGCAGCTCAAAAACGTATACAAGAACAATTGAGTGCTGTCACAGCTGACATGGTTATGCTTACCACTGCTGAGGCTGAGAAGGAAAAGCCTAAACCTGCTGCAAAGAAGGTGGTTGCTGCTACTAATGGTTCTGCTGAATCTGAAGCTAAATCTCCTACTGTAACTGAGAATGGCAAGTCAGCTAATGGTGTTGGTGCTCACGAACAACTAGTTGAGAAGATTCAAGGGAAGCTGAAGGGTTGCAGCGTTGGACAGTTGAAATCCTTTTTAGGATCTCTGAATGGTGGTTCTTCTCCACAAGATGTCATGAACGCCCTTCTTGATGCACTTTTTGGAGGTGTAGACAAAGGGTTTTCCAAGGAAGTGACTAAGAAGAAGAACTACCTTGCTGCTGCTACTCATGATAACGAAGGGTCACAGAATCTTCTTCTGCGAGCTATTGGTGCTTTCTGTGAAAAGTCTGGCCCTGAGGTTGTGAAGGAGGTAGCTTTAGTTCTGAAAACACTCTATGATGAAGATGTATTGGAGGAAGAGTACATTGTTCAGTGGTTCAATGAAGGGATTGCTAGTGGTAACAAAAATTCTCAGATATGGAAAAATGTCAAGCCTTTCATCGTCTGGTTGCAGAGTGCTGAATCTGAATCCGAGTAG